One region of Mycolicibacterium rhodesiae NBB3 genomic DNA includes:
- a CDS encoding acyl-CoA thioesterase, which produces MSSSEQSLTSGDFPVHWPVTTRWTDNDMFGHLNNAVYYELFDTTINGWINTNCDIDSLTVPWLGVVAESGCRYFAELRFPEPLFVGLSVTRLGNSSVTYRMGIWQDGKSDEPVAATGHWVHVYVDRESRRPVPIPGVIRALLEKATVD; this is translated from the coding sequence ATGAGCAGCAGCGAGCAATCGCTGACCAGTGGCGACTTTCCCGTGCACTGGCCGGTGACCACGCGATGGACCGACAACGACATGTTCGGTCACCTCAACAACGCGGTTTACTACGAACTGTTCGACACAACGATCAACGGCTGGATCAACACGAACTGTGACATCGACTCGCTGACCGTGCCGTGGCTGGGCGTCGTCGCGGAATCGGGGTGCCGGTACTTCGCCGAACTGCGTTTCCCCGAACCGCTTTTCGTCGGCCTATCTGTCACGCGGTTGGGCAACAGCAGCGTCACGTACCGGATGGGGATCTGGCAGGACGGCAAGTCCGACGAACCCGTCGCGGCGACCGGCCATTGGGTGCACGTCTACGTCGATCGGGAGAGCCGGCGGCCGGTGCCGATCCCCGGCGTGATCCGGGCTCTGCTCGAAAAGGCGACGGTCGACTAG
- a CDS encoding MlaE family ABC transporter permease — protein sequence MSTTQVLRSRFPRGFSRGADVVTAPARFLDSIGHVAWFVVTAIGSIGHALRYYRKETLRLIAEIGMGTGAMAVIGGTVAIVGFVTLSGSSLVAIQGFASLGNIGVEAFTGFFAALINVRIAAPVVAGQALAATVGAGATAELGAMRISEEIDALEVMGIKSISYLVSTRIMAGFIVIIPLYAMAIIMSFLSAQVTTTVFYGQSIGTYEHYFRTFLRADDVMWSFVQAIIISVIVMLNHCYYGYFASGGPVGVGEAVGRSMRASLVAIVCVVLFASLALYGVDPNFNLTV from the coding sequence GTGTCGACAACCCAGGTCCTGCGTTCTCGGTTTCCGCGGGGGTTCTCCCGCGGGGCGGACGTCGTCACCGCACCCGCGCGGTTCCTCGACAGCATCGGCCACGTCGCGTGGTTCGTCGTCACCGCCATCGGGTCGATCGGCCACGCGCTGCGCTACTACCGCAAGGAGACCCTGCGCCTGATCGCCGAGATCGGCATGGGCACCGGCGCCATGGCCGTCATCGGCGGCACCGTGGCGATCGTCGGGTTCGTCACGCTGTCGGGTTCATCGCTCGTCGCGATCCAGGGTTTCGCATCGTTGGGCAACATCGGCGTGGAGGCCTTCACCGGCTTCTTCGCCGCGCTGATCAACGTGCGCATCGCCGCACCCGTCGTCGCGGGTCAGGCGCTGGCCGCCACGGTCGGTGCCGGAGCGACCGCGGAACTGGGCGCCATGCGGATCAGCGAGGAGATCGACGCACTGGAGGTGATGGGCATCAAGTCCATCTCCTACCTGGTGTCCACCCGCATCATGGCCGGCTTCATCGTCATCATCCCGCTGTACGCGATGGCGATCATCATGAGCTTCCTGTCCGCTCAGGTCACCACGACGGTCTTCTACGGGCAGTCGATCGGCACCTACGAGCACTACTTCCGGACGTTCCTGCGCGCCGACGACGTCATGTGGTCGTTCGTACAGGCGATCATCATCTCGGTCATCGTGATGCTCAACCACTGCTACTACGGCTACTTCGCCAGCGGCGGCCCGGTGGGCGTCGGTGAGGCCGTGGGCCGGTCGATGCGCGCATCGCTGGTCGCGATCGTCTGCGTGGTTTTGTTCGCATCGTTGGCGCTCTACGGCGTCGACCCGAACTTCAACCTGACGGTGTAG
- a CDS encoding alcohol dehydrogenase catalytic domain-containing protein, protein MKIRGAVLEQIGCERPYAQSRPLVVDDLDLAPPGAGELLVRIEAAGMCHSDLSVVDGSRIRPMPMLLGHEAAGVVEEVGGGVTDVPVGQRLVMTFLPRCGGCEACATNGITPCVPGSAANAAGTLMTGERRLSRGGDPVHHHLGVSGFATHAVVDRRSVVPVPADVPAEVASLLGCAVLTGGGAVINAGRPQRGDTVIVVGLGGVGMAAVLTALAQDDVRVIGLDQLPAKLELARTMGAHAAYTPDEAREAALKATVVIEAVGHPKAVETAVDLTAAGGRTVCVGLPHPDARITLSPLGFVAEGRSLIGSYLGSAVPSREIPHFVDLWRSGRLPVESLVSSTIPLDDINTGMDQLADGNAVRQIIRFD, encoded by the coding sequence ATGAAGATCCGCGGTGCCGTACTCGAACAGATCGGATGCGAAAGGCCGTACGCGCAATCCCGTCCGCTGGTGGTGGACGACCTCGACCTGGCCCCGCCCGGCGCGGGTGAACTCCTCGTTCGCATCGAGGCCGCCGGCATGTGTCACTCGGACCTCTCGGTGGTCGACGGCAGCCGGATCCGGCCAATGCCGATGCTGCTCGGCCACGAGGCGGCCGGCGTCGTCGAAGAGGTCGGCGGCGGCGTCACCGATGTCCCCGTCGGACAGCGTCTGGTGATGACGTTCCTACCGAGGTGCGGCGGCTGCGAGGCGTGCGCGACCAACGGGATCACTCCCTGTGTGCCCGGCAGCGCGGCCAACGCGGCGGGCACGCTGATGACCGGCGAGCGCAGGCTCTCCCGCGGCGGCGACCCCGTCCATCACCATCTCGGGGTCTCGGGTTTCGCCACCCACGCCGTCGTCGACCGCCGCTCGGTCGTGCCGGTGCCAGCCGATGTACCCGCGGAGGTCGCCTCGCTGCTCGGGTGCGCCGTGCTCACCGGAGGCGGCGCGGTGATCAACGCGGGACGGCCACAACGCGGCGACACCGTGATCGTCGTCGGCCTCGGCGGGGTCGGAATGGCCGCCGTGCTCACAGCGCTGGCGCAGGACGATGTCCGCGTCATAGGTCTCGATCAACTGCCCGCCAAGCTCGAGCTGGCGCGCACAATGGGCGCACATGCTGCGTATACCCCCGACGAGGCGCGCGAGGCCGCACTCAAGGCCACCGTGGTGATCGAGGCCGTCGGCCATCCGAAGGCCGTGGAGACGGCCGTCGACCTCACCGCAGCTGGTGGGCGCACCGTATGCGTCGGGCTGCCGCACCCTGACGCACGAATCACGCTGTCGCCGTTGGGCTTTGTCGCAGAGGGCCGCTCGCTGATCGGCAGCTACCTCGGCTCAGCAGTGCCGTCGCGGGAGATTCCGCATTTTGTCGATCTGTGGCGGTCGGGACGGCTTCCCGTCGAATCGCTGGTGTCGTCGACGATCCCGCTGGATGACATCAACACCGGCATGGACCAACTCGCGGACGGAAACGCCGTCCGCCAGATCATCCGGTTCGACTAG
- a CDS encoding class I SAM-dependent methyltransferase, translating into MTDIADVNSDSEPRVKPPSAGWLRIFALVYDPFLLLGEIAGMRHRRRTLLAEAYGRVVEIGSGTGLNIAHYPEAVTELLLTEPEPGMRKKLSRRLRRNSCLTGIVDAQAEELPFAAESVDTVVSTLALCTVDEPERALREIARVLRPDGQLLFIEHVRASSRVLAALQDRFAGPWRHFAGGCRCNRDTVGRMRACGFTVTSQDVVWRGMPAIVHPLAIGRATRREIT; encoded by the coding sequence ATGACCGATATCGCCGACGTCAACTCCGATTCCGAGCCGCGGGTGAAGCCGCCATCCGCCGGATGGCTACGGATCTTCGCGCTCGTATACGACCCGTTTCTCCTGCTGGGTGAGATCGCTGGCATGCGACACCGCCGGCGTACGCTGCTAGCCGAGGCCTACGGCCGCGTCGTGGAGATCGGGTCCGGGACCGGGTTGAACATCGCGCACTATCCGGAAGCGGTCACCGAGCTGCTGCTCACCGAACCCGAGCCGGGGATGCGCAAGAAGCTGTCCCGCCGACTGCGTCGAAACAGTTGTCTCACAGGGATTGTCGATGCGCAGGCCGAAGAGCTGCCGTTTGCCGCCGAGTCCGTGGACACCGTCGTGTCGACGCTCGCCCTGTGCACGGTCGATGAGCCCGAACGCGCGCTCCGTGAAATCGCGCGGGTGCTCCGGCCCGACGGTCAGCTGCTGTTCATCGAGCATGTGCGGGCGAGCTCACGGGTGCTGGCGGCGTTGCAGGACCGCTTTGCCGGACCGTGGCGTCACTTCGCGGGCGGCTGTCGCTGCAACCGGGACACCGTGGGACGCATGCGAGCTTGCGGATTCACCGTCACGTCCCAGGACGTCGTGTGGCGCGGCATGCCGGCGATAGTCCACCCGCTCGCGATCGGTCGTGCGACACGAAGGGAAATCACATGA
- the fadD5 gene encoding fatty-acid--CoA ligase FadD5, whose protein sequence is MASPLSPDPTEQPFLARRQNWTTQLARHSLMQPDATALRFLGRTTTWRELDNRVAGLAGALSRRGVAFGDRVLILMLNRTEFIESFLAINKLGAIAVPVNFRMTPPEIAFLVSDCQAKVVITESVLASVAAAVRDLDQTLSTVIVAGGTTEDAYGSRLIGYDDLVAEDGAPAATVDIPNDSPALIMYTSGTTGRPKGAVLTHTNLTGQTMTMLFTNGADINNDVGFIGVPLFHIAGIGSMLPGLTLGRPTVLYPLGAFDPGALLDVLEAEGVTGIFLVPAQWQAVVAEQHARPRTVKLRTLSWGAAPASDTLLRSMSETFPGTQILAAFGQTEMSPVTCMLLGDDAIRKLGSVGKVIPTVSARVVDENMNDVEIGQVGEIVYRAPTLMAGYWNNPKATAEAFAGGWFHSGDLVRQDAEGYIWVVDRKKDMIISGGENIYCAELENVLAAHPSIVEVAVIGRADDRWGEVPVAVIALGGDADLGLADLEKFLSDRLARYKHPKALEIVDALPRNPAGKVLKTELRVRFSAQKRIDAGEDTSAPTVSAGAQEI, encoded by the coding sequence TTGGCTTCCCCGTTGTCGCCCGATCCGACCGAGCAGCCGTTTCTCGCGCGCCGGCAGAACTGGACGACCCAGCTTGCGCGGCATTCGCTGATGCAGCCCGACGCCACGGCCCTGCGTTTCCTCGGCCGCACCACGACGTGGCGCGAACTCGACAACCGCGTCGCCGGCCTGGCGGGCGCGCTCAGCAGGCGCGGCGTCGCGTTCGGCGACCGGGTGCTGATCCTGATGCTCAACCGCACCGAGTTCATCGAGTCGTTCCTGGCGATCAACAAGCTCGGGGCCATCGCCGTGCCGGTCAACTTCCGGATGACCCCGCCCGAGATCGCATTCCTGGTCAGCGACTGTCAGGCAAAGGTCGTCATCACCGAATCGGTGCTGGCGAGCGTGGCGGCCGCGGTCCGCGACCTCGACCAGACGCTGTCGACGGTCATCGTCGCCGGCGGAACCACCGAGGACGCCTACGGTTCCCGACTGATCGGCTACGACGACCTGGTCGCCGAGGACGGCGCCCCGGCGGCGACCGTGGACATCCCCAACGACTCACCAGCGCTGATCATGTACACGTCGGGGACCACCGGAAGGCCCAAGGGTGCGGTGCTCACCCACACCAACCTCACCGGCCAGACGATGACGATGCTGTTCACCAACGGCGCCGACATCAACAACGACGTCGGCTTCATCGGCGTGCCGCTCTTCCACATCGCAGGCATCGGCAGCATGCTGCCCGGCCTCACGCTCGGTCGGCCGACGGTCCTCTACCCGTTGGGCGCCTTCGATCCCGGTGCGCTGCTGGACGTCCTCGAAGCAGAAGGGGTCACCGGCATCTTCCTGGTACCCGCGCAGTGGCAGGCGGTCGTCGCCGAGCAGCATGCGCGCCCACGAACCGTGAAGTTGCGGACGCTGTCGTGGGGTGCGGCTCCGGCATCGGATACGTTGCTGCGCAGTATGTCTGAGACATTCCCCGGAACGCAGATCCTTGCCGCCTTCGGCCAGACCGAGATGTCGCCTGTCACTTGCATGCTGCTCGGCGACGACGCGATCCGGAAACTGGGCTCAGTCGGCAAGGTCATCCCGACGGTGTCCGCACGGGTGGTCGACGAGAACATGAACGACGTGGAGATCGGCCAGGTCGGCGAAATCGTCTATCGCGCGCCCACCCTGATGGCCGGCTATTGGAACAACCCGAAGGCCACTGCCGAGGCGTTCGCCGGCGGCTGGTTTCACTCCGGTGACCTGGTGCGCCAAGACGCCGAGGGCTACATCTGGGTCGTGGACCGCAAGAAGGACATGATCATCTCCGGCGGGGAGAACATCTACTGCGCGGAACTCGAGAACGTCCTTGCCGCGCATCCCTCGATCGTCGAAGTGGCGGTGATCGGGCGCGCCGACGACAGATGGGGGGAGGTGCCGGTGGCCGTCATCGCGCTCGGCGGCGACGCCGATCTCGGGCTCGCGGATCTCGAGAAATTCCTGTCCGACCGCCTCGCGAGGTACAAGCATCCGAAGGCGTTGGAGATCGTCGACGCGCTGCCCCGCAACCCTGCTGGCAAAGTACTGAAAACCGAACTGCGTGTGCGTTTCAGCGCGCAGAAGCGGATTGACGCGGGCGAAGATACAAGTGCGCCAACGGTTTCGGCTGGCGCACAAGAGATTTAG
- a CDS encoding MCE family protein, with product MTAPLNNSRTPPYKLAGLVLALLTIVAIVLVYFQFRGDFLRRDQLTMMSARAGLSMDPGAKVTYNGVEIGRVASVNAVDVDGEPQAKIVLDVDPKFIRLIPKNVEADISATTVFGNKYISFTSPKNPSPQRITSSDVIDVTRVTTEFNTLFETVVSLSSQVDPIKLNQTLAATAEALDGLGDRFGKSIENGNAILSDINPQMPQIRRDNQLLADLGDVYANASPDLFDGLQNAVTTARTLNQEQGTIDQALMAAVGFGNTGADVFERGGPYLVRGAEDLIRPSEILDEYSPALFCTIRNFHDVEPKVAASLGGNGYSLRTLSALMGLGAGNPYVYPDNLPRVNARGGPEGKPGCWQPITRDLWPAPHLVMDTGASIAPYNHFELGQPLLIEYVWGRQVGENTINP from the coding sequence ATGACCGCACCTCTGAACAACTCGCGCACCCCGCCGTACAAGTTGGCCGGCCTCGTGCTGGCACTGCTGACGATCGTCGCCATCGTGCTGGTGTACTTCCAGTTCCGCGGCGACTTCCTGAGGCGCGATCAGCTGACCATGATGTCGGCGCGCGCGGGTCTGTCGATGGATCCCGGCGCGAAGGTCACCTACAACGGGGTGGAGATCGGCCGGGTCGCCAGCGTCAACGCGGTGGACGTCGACGGTGAGCCGCAGGCGAAGATCGTCCTCGACGTCGATCCCAAATTCATCAGGCTGATCCCGAAGAACGTCGAGGCCGACATCAGCGCGACGACGGTGTTCGGCAACAAGTACATCTCGTTCACCTCGCCGAAAAACCCGTCCCCGCAGCGGATCACGTCGTCCGACGTGATCGACGTGACCCGGGTGACCACGGAGTTCAACACCTTGTTCGAGACGGTGGTGTCGCTGTCGTCGCAGGTGGATCCGATCAAGCTGAACCAGACGCTGGCCGCCACCGCCGAGGCGCTGGACGGTCTCGGTGACCGCTTCGGAAAGTCGATCGAGAACGGCAACGCGATCCTGTCCGACATCAACCCGCAGATGCCGCAGATCCGTCGGGACAACCAGCTGCTCGCCGACCTCGGCGACGTCTACGCCAATGCATCACCGGATCTGTTCGACGGTCTCCAAAACGCGGTCACCACGGCCCGCACGCTCAACCAGGAGCAGGGCACCATCGACCAGGCGCTGATGGCCGCGGTCGGCTTCGGCAACACCGGCGCCGACGTCTTCGAGCGTGGCGGTCCGTATCTGGTCCGCGGCGCGGAGGATTTGATCCGTCCGTCGGAGATCCTGGACGAGTACAGCCCGGCCCTCTTCTGCACGATCCGTAACTTCCACGATGTCGAACCCAAGGTGGCGGCGTCGCTGGGCGGCAACGGCTACTCGCTGCGTACGCTATCGGCACTCATGGGCCTTGGTGCCGGCAATCCTTATGTCTATCCGGACAACCTGCCGCGCGTGAACGCCAGGGGCGGTCCCGAGGGTAAACCTGGCTGCTGGCAACCGATTACGCGTGACCTGTGGCCGGCGCCACACCTCGTGATGGATACAGGCGCGTCGATCGCGCCGTACAACCACTTCGAGTTGGGCCAGCCGCTCCTGATCGAGTACGTCTGGGGTCGCCAGGTGGGGGAGAACACGATCAACCCATGA
- a CDS encoding GntR family transcriptional regulator gives MNAPPRARTRPRRPVRREQLSDEVAARLRTDIMTGVLRPGTFIRLDDTAAQLGVSITPVREALRTLRGEGMVQLEPHRGHVVVPLNRSDVEDIFWLQGTIAKELAATAAERITPAEIDELEHLNDALAAAVGGHDLDEIASAEFAFHRTLNRSTGRIKLAWFLLHVARYLPGQLYAGDPEWGRSAVTGHREMIAALRHGDVDTVVRLTGGEFTDGARRLIARLDETKLWG, from the coding sequence GTGAACGCACCCCCGCGAGCCCGCACCCGCCCCCGTCGACCGGTGCGGCGCGAGCAGTTGTCCGACGAGGTCGCCGCTCGCCTGCGCACCGACATCATGACCGGCGTCCTGCGCCCCGGCACCTTCATCCGGCTGGACGACACCGCCGCCCAGCTGGGGGTCAGCATCACCCCGGTGCGTGAGGCGCTGCGCACACTGCGTGGCGAGGGCATGGTTCAGCTCGAGCCGCACCGCGGTCATGTGGTCGTACCGCTGAACCGCTCCGACGTCGAGGACATCTTCTGGCTGCAGGGCACGATCGCCAAGGAGTTGGCGGCGACGGCGGCCGAACGGATCACGCCTGCGGAGATCGACGAGCTGGAGCATCTCAACGACGCGCTGGCCGCCGCCGTCGGAGGACACGACCTCGACGAGATCGCCTCCGCCGAGTTCGCGTTTCACCGGACGCTCAACAGGTCGACCGGGCGCATCAAGTTGGCGTGGTTCCTCTTACATGTCGCGCGGTACCTGCCGGGGCAGCTCTACGCCGGCGATCCGGAGTGGGGACGTTCGGCAGTGACCGGGCACCGCGAGATGATCGCCGCGCTGCGTCATGGCGATGTGGACACCGTCGTCAGATTGACCGGCGGCGAATTCACCGACGGCGCCCGGCGACTGATCGCCCGGCTCGACGAGACAAAGCTGTGGGGCTGA
- a CDS encoding MlaE family ABC transporter permease yields MTAQGTDIVGYVRDQVRPGLTAVGGFVRMCVLTAKALFKPPFQWREFILQSWFLMRVAFLPTLAVSIPLTVLLIFTLNILLTEFGAADISGAGAALAAVTQLGPLVTVLVVAGAGSTAICADLGARTIREEIDALEVLGIDPIQRLVVPRVIASTFVALLLNGAVITIGLVGGFIFGVYLQNVSAGAYVSTLTLVTGLPEVLISIVKAMTFGLIAGLVGCYRGLTVAGGAKGVGTAVNETLVLCVIALFAVNVVLTTIGVRFGTGS; encoded by the coding sequence ATGACGGCGCAGGGGACCGACATCGTCGGTTACGTACGCGACCAAGTGAGGCCCGGCCTCACCGCGGTCGGCGGATTCGTGCGCATGTGCGTGCTGACCGCCAAGGCACTTTTCAAGCCGCCGTTCCAGTGGCGCGAGTTCATCCTGCAGAGCTGGTTCCTGATGCGGGTGGCGTTCCTGCCGACGCTCGCGGTGTCGATCCCGCTGACGGTGCTGCTGATCTTCACCCTGAACATCCTTCTCACCGAGTTCGGCGCCGCCGACATCTCCGGTGCCGGTGCCGCGCTGGCCGCCGTCACCCAGCTCGGACCGCTGGTGACGGTGCTCGTGGTGGCCGGCGCCGGGTCGACCGCGATCTGCGCAGACCTCGGTGCCCGCACGATTCGTGAAGAGATCGACGCACTGGAGGTGCTCGGCATCGATCCGATCCAGCGCCTGGTCGTGCCGCGCGTGATCGCATCGACGTTCGTCGCCCTGCTGCTCAACGGTGCGGTGATCACCATCGGCCTGGTCGGCGGCTTCATCTTCGGCGTTTACCTGCAGAACGTCTCCGCGGGCGCCTATGTCTCCACGCTCACCCTCGTCACGGGCCTGCCCGAAGTGCTCATCTCGATCGTGAAGGCCATGACGTTCGGACTCATCGCCGGTCTGGTCGGCTGTTACCGCGGACTCACGGTCGCGGGCGGCGCCAAAGGTGTCGGCACCGCGGTCAACGAGACGCTCGTGTTGTGCGTGATCGCCCTGTTCGCGGTCAACGTGGTGCTGACCACGATCGGTGTCCGGTTCGGAACGGGGAGCTGA
- a CDS encoding alpha/beta fold hydrolase: MLEKSEIRFLPLGGRRVAYEVRGSGPPLVAPAWWVSHLELDWQNADFRRFWDGISDGYTLIRYDRLGVGMSDRTVTDSDLTLDSEVATLRALIDELGLNRVSLIGGSSGSCTAIAFAAAFPERVEQMVLYGSYPDGSELTAPGVGNAILAAIQAHWGLGSRLLSDIFLGRADADEHERFGRLQREATTAETAAAVLAMVYRLDVRDRLAHVRSPTLVVHRRDDRAVPYRLGREVAAAIPGATFIPLKGSAHFPWHGDADSVVRACREALGPAQPSPHTESTQELVLSVREREVLGCIARGLSDREIAEQLVLSSHTVHRHVANIRRKLGRTSRTAAVAEAARLGIL, translated from the coding sequence ATGCTGGAGAAGTCCGAGATCCGGTTTCTGCCCCTCGGCGGGCGCCGGGTGGCGTACGAGGTGCGCGGCAGCGGTCCACCGCTGGTCGCTCCTGCGTGGTGGGTGAGTCACCTTGAACTCGACTGGCAGAACGCCGACTTCCGTCGATTCTGGGACGGGATCTCCGACGGATACACCTTGATCCGGTACGACCGGCTCGGCGTCGGCATGTCGGACCGCACGGTCACAGACTCCGATCTGACTCTGGACAGCGAGGTCGCGACGCTGCGCGCGCTCATCGACGAGCTCGGGCTCAACCGCGTTTCGCTCATCGGCGGCTCATCGGGGAGCTGCACGGCGATCGCCTTCGCCGCGGCGTTTCCCGAGCGCGTCGAGCAGATGGTGTTGTACGGGTCGTACCCGGACGGTTCGGAACTCACCGCGCCCGGGGTGGGTAACGCGATACTGGCTGCGATACAAGCTCATTGGGGTCTGGGATCACGTCTGCTGAGCGACATATTCCTCGGCAGGGCCGACGCTGACGAGCACGAGCGATTCGGCCGGTTGCAGCGCGAGGCGACGACGGCTGAGACCGCCGCTGCGGTGTTGGCGATGGTGTATCGCCTCGACGTTCGAGACCGCCTCGCGCACGTTCGTTCGCCGACGCTGGTGGTGCATCGTCGCGACGACCGCGCCGTGCCGTACCGGCTGGGGCGCGAGGTCGCCGCCGCGATTCCGGGCGCGACATTCATTCCGCTGAAGGGCAGCGCGCACTTCCCATGGCACGGTGACGCCGATTCCGTCGTCCGCGCATGCCGCGAAGCGCTGGGCCCCGCGCAGCCGTCCCCTCACACCGAGAGCACGCAAGAGCTGGTCCTTTCGGTCCGCGAACGCGAAGTGCTCGGCTGCATCGCGCGTGGCCTCAGCGATCGCGAGATCGCCGAGCAACTCGTGCTCAGCTCGCACACCGTGCATCGCCACGTCGCGAATATCCGCCGCAAGCTGGGTCGCACATCACGAACCGCCGCCGTCGCCGAAGCCGCGCGTCTCGGGATCCTGTGA
- a CDS encoding SRPBCC family protein has translation MPFVSQTVEVAAPAEVIMGIVADFESYPSWNEEITGCWVLARYDDGRPSQLRLDVVVQGQSGTFITAVYYPDEHQIQTVLQQGEFFEKQEQKFSVVPIGGTSLLTVDLDVETKLPIPSQMVKKAIADTLDYLAGNLKTRAEELSAGA, from the coding sequence ATGCCGTTCGTGAGCCAGACCGTCGAGGTCGCCGCCCCCGCCGAAGTGATCATGGGGATCGTCGCCGACTTCGAGTCGTATCCGTCGTGGAACGAGGAGATCACGGGCTGCTGGGTGCTGGCGCGCTACGACGACGGCCGACCCAGCCAGTTGCGCTTGGATGTCGTCGTACAGGGGCAGTCGGGCACGTTCATCACCGCGGTCTACTACCCCGACGAGCACCAGATCCAGACGGTGCTTCAACAGGGTGAGTTCTTCGAGAAGCAGGAACAGAAGTTCTCGGTGGTGCCGATCGGCGGTACGTCGCTGCTGACGGTCGACCTCGACGTCGAGACCAAACTGCCGATCCCGAGCCAGATGGTGAAGAAGGCGATCGCTGACACGCTCGACTACCTCGCGGGCAATTTGAAGACCCGCGCCGAGGAACTCTCCGCAGGCGCTTGA
- a CDS encoding mechanosensitive ion channel family protein has product MAADKGLHIVLVLLFAVIATRLIRFVARRISKRLDTGNATDAVLRPESVKHRRAVSSVISSVAIAVLYIVVAVDIANQLGLPIGSLVAPAAVLGAAFGFGAQRIVQDLLSGFFIITEKQYGFGDLVALTVTAGGDPARGTVEDVTLRVTKLRTGDGEVFTVPNGQIVKSLNLSKDWARAVVDVPVPTSMDMNVVNDALRDVSQKAMHDDGLPELLLDEPQLMGVESIEKDTVNLRVVARTLPGKQFEVSRRLRALIVSELRRAGVANPEAAASRTG; this is encoded by the coding sequence ATGGCTGCTGACAAGGGCCTGCACATCGTGCTGGTACTGCTGTTCGCGGTGATCGCGACGCGGCTGATCCGATTCGTCGCTCGCCGCATCAGCAAGCGGCTGGACACCGGGAACGCGACCGATGCCGTGCTGCGCCCGGAAAGCGTGAAGCACCGGCGGGCCGTCTCGTCGGTGATCTCGTCGGTGGCCATCGCCGTGCTCTACATCGTGGTGGCCGTCGACATCGCCAACCAGCTCGGTCTGCCGATTGGCTCGTTGGTGGCCCCTGCTGCGGTGCTGGGTGCCGCATTCGGCTTCGGGGCCCAGCGGATCGTGCAGGATCTGCTCAGCGGCTTCTTCATCATCACCGAGAAGCAGTACGGGTTCGGCGACCTGGTGGCGCTCACGGTCACGGCGGGTGGCGATCCGGCGCGCGGCACCGTCGAGGACGTCACGTTGCGCGTCACGAAACTTCGTACCGGCGACGGTGAGGTCTTCACGGTCCCCAACGGACAAATCGTCAAATCGCTGAACCTGTCCAAGGATTGGGCGCGCGCGGTGGTGGATGTCCCGGTGCCGACGTCGATGGACATGAACGTCGTCAACGATGCGCTGCGTGACGTCTCGCAGAAAGCCATGCACGACGACGGCCTTCCCGAGCTGCTGCTCGACGAGCCGCAGCTGATGGGTGTGGAAAGCATCGAGAAGGACACTGTGAACCTGCGGGTCGTGGCGCGTACGTTGCCGGGCAAGCAGTTCGAGGTGAGCCGTCGGCTGCGCGCGCTCATCGTGTCGGAACTGCGACGCGCGGGCGTCGCGAATCCCGAAGCCGCCGCTAGTCGAACCGGATGA